The sequence TCGACTGGGGCAAGCTCTCAACCGAGTTGTCGTCGGTCAAGCCACTCTAGTACAGCAGCTATTGGTTGCATTGCTGGCTGGCGGTCATGTAATTTTGGAGGGCGTTCCGGGAACGGGAAAAACTCTCACAGTCAAAGTTTTAGCGCAGCTAGTGCAGGCAGAGTTTAGACGGGTTCAGCTAACACCGGATATTTTGCCATCTGATATTATCGGTACTAATATTTTCGACTTGAATACTCGCCAGTTTACGCTCAAAAAAGGCCCTATATTTACTCAAGTGTTGCTGGCTGATGAAATTAATCGGACACCGCCTAAAACTCAGTCCGCCCTACTCGAAGCGATGGAGGAACAGCAGGTAACGCTCGATGGCGAGAGCCTGCCTTTATCGCCACTATTTTGGGTTATTGCTACGCAAAACCCTCTGGAATTTGAGGGTACTTATCCTCTACCAGAAGCTCAGTTAGACAGGTTTTTATTCAAGCTAATTGTTGATTATCCTGACCCTGCTGCTGAAAAGCAAATGTTGCTCAATCGTCAAAGCGGATTTCAAGCAAAACGCGGGGATTTAGGGCGTCTTAAACCAATGGCGACAGTTGAGCAAATTTTGCAGGCTCGTCAGGAAGTCAGTGCTGTGGCGCTGTCAGATGCAGTACTGGATTATTTATTAGCTTTAGTGCAGCGCAGTCGCAAACATCCCGATCTCGCTTTGGGTGCATCTCCCCGTTCAGCTGTTGCTTGGCTGCAAACAAGCAAGGCTCATGCATGGCTGAATGGCAAAAATTATGTAACGCCAGATGATGTTAAGGCTGTGGCGCCTCCCTTGCTACGTCATCGACTAATCCTGAAACCTGAAGCACAGCTAGATGGTTTGCAGATTGAAAGTGTTATTTCCTCATTACTGAATCAAGTGCCAGTGCCAAGGTAATAGGAAATAAGGGGAGAGTTAGGAGTTGGAAGTTAAGAATTGCCTGAAAAATGGTTGGTCATACTAAATAGGTGATTGAAAATTTGTTTTGAACAGAAAACTACCCTGTTATCAACACAAATTTCCTCACTTTAAAGGCATTTTTAATAAATCTTTATTTATAGTATTGTTAACAGTGTTTATAAAGATACTTATAAATAATCCCCCCGCTAAAGATTTGGCCGATATGCCTTTGCAGTTGCACTACCAGCACCAGCATTATCGAAAAATGTAAATGGTAGAATGATGGCGATCGCGCAGCGGCGGAAATAGTCCAAACTAGCATTTGTCACACAAAAATCACATCAGGGGTTTTATATCCTGGAAAATGAAAGGAATCGAGCCAGGAAACCGGAAGCACCGTTGAATTATCCAGCAAAATAGGAAGAAATAGTTTACCCATGAGCGAGCAACTGGAGTTGAAAACACCCGCAAATACTAGCCTACCGTTGATAACAGAGCGATCGCTCGTAAATCAGATTATGGAAGCGCGGCTCAATACGCGCATATTTCCTCGCGGGGAAATAATCATGCCTTGCGTGCCAGCTTTTCTGGAAAATTACGTCCAGCGGTTGGAAAAGTTATTTGATTCTTTAGGCAAAAGATTTACACCAGAAGAAATGACCCATCTGCGGGGTATCTTAGAACCTAAACTGCAACAGGGCTTTGCACTTAGCCCGCATTCAAATATAGTATTTCGCTATGAGCCAAATAAACCCCCTGCGTTAGGCATTTCTTACAACGTAGGCGTAGCAACTTCTTCAGTTGCCGATCAGTACAATAGTTGGGTAGAAACTAGAGAACCCCCCTTATTTGGCAGTCATCCAGATGCTAAAGTTATGGACGTTGCAGCCAAAATAGAGGGAAGCCCTGCGAAGGTAAAGATTTTAGACGTGGGCGCAGGAACGGGCAGAAACACGCTACCACTCGCGAGATTGGGTTATAAACTTGAGGTGTTAGAACTTACCCCTGCCTTTGTTGAGCAATTGCAAAAGGCAGCAGAGGAAGAGAATTTAACAGTGAAAGCCATGCAAGGAGATATTTTAGATCCTTTAGTGCGGCTGCGCCCATCTAATTATCAATTAGTGATTTGTGTAGAAGTCGTTGCATCTCATTTTAGAGATGCGGATCAGCTGCGATTGTTGCTAGCAAAAATGTGCGATTACCTCTGCAAAGGGGGGTTATTCTTGTTCAGCGCATTTATAGCAGTTGATGGATACGATCCAGATCAAATTGTGAGAGAAATGTCACAAATAGTCTGGTCTACAATATTTACAAATGCGGAGTTAAACTCGGCGCTGGAGGATCTGCCGCTAGAGCTGATATCAAACGAGTCAGTGTTTGATTACGAACGCGATCGCCTCCCCCAAGAAGCATGGCCTCCGACTGGGTGGTTTAATAACTGGGCAAAAGGTCGAGATTTATTCCCGATTGAGAACGGAGAACCACCAATGGAATTGCGCTGGATACTCTGCAAGCGCGTTTAAAAATTAAGGGGGTTGGCAATTCCTTACGCCGATAAGCGGTTGAGCAAATAAATGAGTTTAATCAATCGGCGTAACCCTCGCTCAATTTAGCAATCTAAAATCTAAAATCTAAAATCGTAATGGTTCCCTCCAGACGAGCTTATTTACTATTATTGCTAGGGATGGCGATCGCAATAGCCTTAGCAGATATTTGGAGCGTGTCGATAGCCATTATCGCCACTTTGCTATTTGATGTCGCCATATTAGGATTGATGTTTGTCGATGGGTTACGCAGTCGCCAACAGCGCGTCGCCATCAGCCGCAATCCTCTGGGGCGATTGTCGATAGGGCGAGAAAATCCAGTCTCGATATTGGTGGAATCGGGAAACCACCCAGCGCAAATTAAAATCCGCGACTACTACCCATCTGATTTTTGGACACCAAGCGAGGGAACCCACCAAGCTTCCTTACCTGCAAACAGCACTAAAGAATTAACTTATACGGTCTGTCCCATCCAGAGGGGCGAGTTTTCATGGGGCGATATTCAAGTACGGCAACTCAGCCCTTGGGGCTTGGCTTGGGATGACTGGAAAGTGCCATCGAGTAATAAAGTTGCAGTTTATCCAGACTTATTGGCACTGCGACAATTGTCCATTCGGCTGACCTTGCAAAACAGCGGTAGCATACGCCAAGCACGACGTATGGGAATCGGCACCGAGTTTGCCGAAATGCGAGAATATCGCATGGGTGACGACCCCCGCTTTATTGATTGGAAAGCCACTGCCCGCAGATGGGGCGCAACACCAGCAGCCTCGCTACAAGTGCGCGTGTTAGAGCCAGAACAAGAGCAAACTTTGATTATTTTGCTCGACAGAGGGCGTCTGATGACATCGCGAGTGCAGGGGTTGAAGCGTTTTGATTGGGGTCTGAATGCTACTCTCTCCCTCGCACTAGCTGGGTTGAATCGCGGCGATAAGGTGGGTGTCGGTGTCTTTGACCGCGAAGTAACAACCTGGATTCCCCCTGAACGCGGTCAACATCATTTGGGCAAACTTATTGACCGACTTACGCCTATTCAGCCAGTGCTGTTAGAGCCAGATTATGTCGGTGCTGTGACTAAGCTAGTGACCCAGCAAACTCGTCGCGCCCTAGTGGTGGTGATTACGGATATTGTGGATAGCACCGCCTCAGCCGAACTCCTAGCGGCACTGGCGAGGCTGACGCCACGCTATTTACCTTTTTGTGTCACCTTGCGCGATCCCCTCGTTGACCAACAGGCTCACACTACTTTGGAATCACCCCTTAAAAATGAGGGCGGGATCGAAGCTGCATACAGCCGTGCTGTTGCGTTAGATTTACTAGCCCAGCGCCAGGTTGCCTTTGCCCAGCTTAAGCAAAAAGGCGTTTTGGTATTGGATGCACCCGCAAATCAGATTAGCGAACAGATTGTAGACAGATATCTGCGACTGAAGGCTCGAAATCAGCTATAGCATTCCTATTTGATTTGTGGAAAACAAAACCGCAGAGGATACAGAGAATACAGAGAAAGAGAAGATAGAATTTTCCAACTCCTGAACGGACTGCTACATTAAATAGCGGCTAGTTGACTTTAGATCAATTGCCATCAATCAAGATAACTTTGCCTATGTCTCGGAATTTTGGTTCTCACACTTTGAGGCAGTCCTTCAATAGCCGTAATGTGGTTAATGCTGGAGTGAAGCTGTATTTTTCTCATTTTAAGTTGTATTCTAATCTGAGTTTAAGAGCGTGTTTGTGGGGGCTTATTCCCATTTACGGCTGGGGGAAATTTACTGCTATCTCTGCACTGATATCACGCTTGGCATTCTGTAAATTAGTAAATCAGCCCGAAAGTGTCCAAGCTGCCTATCGTTATATAAATTCCCGAAGTCGGGAATTTTTAATTTTGGGCAACCTATTAACTATGATTTTAGGTTTATGCTTGTTTAGCCTATTTATATCCATAGTAGGTATTTTAGTAATTTTAGGAATTGTAATTATAACTATCGAGTTAAGGAGAGCGCCAAACATATTAATAACAGTAACTATTGTTGTGATAACTATTGTAGCGGCAATCATTTTTGCTGTTTTGGGTTGGATTACCTTACGGCTTTTTATTGGCGACTTACCGTTGGCAATAGAAAAAAATATCACTTTAAGAGAAGCGGTTAGCCGCAGTTGGCAGTTAACAAAGGGATATCTAGGCCATATTCAAGCGATCCAAGCGCTTTATATATTAGTCCTAGTACCTTTACTCATGCTTACTACAACCATCAGTATCGTACTTTTCTACCCTTTAGTAAGAATTTTACCTGTGTCTCTTTACTTCTTTATTCCTTGGGTAGCAGGGATAAGTACGGGATTTTTGATAGGCGTAATTGCAATACCGCCCTGGCAAGCGATAAAAGCGGTTTTCTACTATGAAGTCCGCAATTACAAGGAGGGATTAGGTTTGGAGTTGCGCGATCGCGAGCGATAATTGACCTATTTGGTAGCGTTGGGTCGCTGACGGCTGCAATACATCAGTAGAGCAGTAAACAATCCAATCCCAACTGCGTACTTTAATAGGTCTGGAATCGCGCGACTGGGTGAGAAAAAGCCTTCAATAATACCTGCAATTATCAACATTGGCACAATCCCAAATACGAGTTGTGATGCCTGTGCGCCATAAAAGCGCAACGCATCTGCGCGGCGGTATTTACCGGGTAAGAGAATAGCTCTAGCAATTAGCAAACCCGCACCGCCAGCAAAGAAGATTGCTGGTAATTCTAGAGAACCGTGAGGAAAAACAAAAGCCCAGAAGGGATAAGCAAGATTATTTTGACCGACGAGAGTAGCGATCGCGCCGATACTCAGCCCGTTATATACCAATATAAAAGTAGTATATGCCCCAGCTGTTATTCCCCCAGCAACAGCAGCAAAAGACACCGACAAATTATTAGTCATAATCTGGGACGATGCCAGCGGTTCAACACCCACAATCGACCCCATCCATAATTTACGATCGTCTCGCACCATTTTAATTAGGCTTTCCGGTACGAGCAGCGACATAAAGGCAGGATCTTGCCAAGAATACCACCAAGCAACAAGGCATCCTATTAGGAACAGCGTTGTCGCAACGGCAATATACACCCATGACTGCTGTACGGTGGAAGGAAAATCCCAGAGGTAGAAATCTGCCACCTGCCGCCATTCTTGTCGCCGCGAACCTTGGTAAATTTGGTTATAGCAGCGAGATGTGAGAATTTGCAGCTCTTGCACTATGGTATTGCCCACCTGCTGAGTCCGCGCCCGTGCTAGATCTGCGGAGACAGAACGATATAAACTGGCTAATTCTTTTAGTTCGGAAGCTTTTAGAGACTTAAGCCCTGTTTTTTCAACTTGCCTTAACAGCGCATCAAGACGTTTCCAGTTGGGTTCCCGCCGTGCAATCCAACGTTGAATATTCATAAAATTTTCCCGGGACTATGCCCAGCGTAACTTAAGATAGCGTCAACTCCATCCACCTCATCACCAGGAAAATTTTACTCATGTCTCAGAGTTCTATACGACCCCTCAGTGTCGGTAATGTAGTTAGTGCTAGCATTCGGCTTTATCGCTCTCATCTCAAAAGTTATTTTCAGCTGGCTCTAACTGCCCATTTTTGGCTCTTAGTGCCTGTCTATGGCTGGGCTAAATTCTCTGCTATTTCTGCACTAATATCGCGTTTGGTATTCGCCGAATTGGTCGATCAACCCGAAAGTGAAAGTACCGCTCGCACTCATGTGAATTCCAGAATGTGGGATTTCTTCGTTGCAGGTATCTTAGTATCTTTGATAATTGGCGGTGCTTTTTTTGGTTCCTACTTAGCTCTCATTATTCTTGGTCTTTTAGCAGCGGTAATTGTAAGTGCAGTGGGCCAGCAGACTCCAGTAGTATTAACACTTGTAGGTTTGTTAGCAATTGCTGGGTTGATTGCTTTAATTATTGGTATAATCCGGCTCTACTCGCGCTTGGCGATCGCTGAAGTGCCTTTGGCGATAGAAAACAATGTAACTGCAACGTCAACTATTAGCCGGAGCTGGGATTTAACTAAAGGATCTGTAGGGCGCCTTCAATTGATAGTATTCGTAGCGTTTTTGATCTCACTGCCTCTACAAATTGTCGTTTATGTTATCACAAATGCACTTCCGTTGGCTTTTCCGAAACTTATCGAACAATCTCCTATTTTCTCAATTATCTTTTTTGTGCTTGTAATAACTCTGAATTTTGCTAGCGGTGCAGCAATAATGCCATTTTGGCAAGCTATTAAGGCTGTTATCTACTATGACCTCCGCAGTCGTCGGGAAGGGTTAGGCTTAAAATTGCGCGATCGCAACGATATGGTGTAAAGATATTTAGTTGTTAGTTGTGGTTTGCCCGCAATATTTACACTACTAACAACTACAATAAAAAATATCTGATATACCAAAATTTTAATAACCAAAACTTAATCCGCGAGGTTAGCGGTGTCCCTACAAATTCAAAAACCCCGATTGTGCCATGCACTTTTTTAATCGAGTCACGCTACAAACTCCAGAAAGTGTAGAACTAGAGTTTCTACTGGCAGGTATTGGCAATCGCGCTTATGCCTTGTTGATTGATTATCTTATTTTGGGTTTTACCTCAATTGCATTTTTGATTGTCAGAGCAATGTTTTATGCACCATTGCTAGATTTATCAACTGGAATATTTGGCGATGAAAAAGTTGCAGAACTTTGGTTGCAGGCGATCGCTATATTAATAACGTTCTTTATCTACACGGGTTACTTTGTATTTTTTGAGGTGTTGTGGCAGGGGCAAACACCGGGCAAACGCTATGCTAAAATTCGCGTAATTCGCGACGACGGACGGCGAGTAAGCATCCAACAAGCGACGCTGCGATCGCTACTTCGACCGATTGATGACACCTTTGGTACTTTCTTAATAGGCTCCTTGTTAATTATGTTGGGCAAGCGGGAAAAGCGACTGGGAGATATGGTGGCGGGAACCCTTGTTGTTCAAGAAGAATATATGGTTGCCGCCGCAACTTTCCCAATTTCTTCACAAGCTCAAGAGTTGGCTGCCCAGTTGCCACAAATCGCCAACATACCACAGTTGCTACCCGATGACTTTGCTACAGTTCGCGAGTATTTGCAACGACGGACAGCAATGGAACCCAAAGCAAAAGCTGATTTGAGTCTCAATCTGGCTCGTCAAGTTAGAGAAATTATTTCCCTCGAAAAGCTACCAGCAGGTTTGACGCCCGATATCTTTTTAGAAGCGGTATATCTCGCCTACCAGCAGCAATCATCCGCCTCTTGAACGTTAGATTTTAGATTTTAGATTGCCAAGCTAAAATCTAAAATCGTCCATGTGGAAAAACTCCCACAGAGCAAAATACAAAATTATCTTTAGCCTCTACCAGGTATTAAACCACTGCTGAGGCGCTTGAGGGCGTAGCTGACCGCCTCTGAGTAACGCATTTCACCACAGAGGATCTTGGCCATAGTTACGCTGGCGGTTGGTATTTTGACACCAGCTTTGTAGCCAATTTTGGGAAACTGGTAGAACGCTCCGGCTAAGCGTTGTGCCCACTTCATGTCAGTGCCCCACTCTTCGGTCATCACTTTGGTGTATTTTTCCAGAGCATTTTTATCGCCACCAAGAGCAGCCGCGATCGCTTCTGACGCCTTCAATCCGCTAAACATCGAAGGACGAATCCCCTCAGCGGTCATAGGATCGACCACGCAGGCAGCTTCTCCCGCTAAAACCGCATTTTGCGTATGCAGCTTTTGATCCCCGTCCCACAAGCAAAGAGGATGCCCGTACTGCTTGCTGGCATTTACATCAATGCCAAACATCTGCCCGTACTCGCTCAGAATGCTCTTAAAATCTTGGGGTTCTCCACCTCGGAACGTACCCACGCCGATGGAATACCCATCAGCTTTGGGGAAGTTCCAGATGTAGCCATTTTTGACCATGCCAAACTCAAAGTAGATTTTCGGGTCGGTATTAGCTGGTGCTGGTGTTTCTACTTCTAATGCTCCCGCCAGACGCCTTTTGCGTTCCTTAAATCCCAGCCACTTGGCCATTGGCCCCTTAGCACCGTCGGCGGCAATTATATAACGACCTTCTACCGGGCCGTTAGCTGTATTTACTTGCCAGCGATCGCTCTTGAACTCAATCCCTGTAACTTCTGTGTTGTCTCGCAGTTCAGCTCCCTGTTTCTGGGCTTGCTGGATGAGAAAGTGGTCGAAAATATCTCGCCGCACCATCCATATCGGCTCTATTTCTTGGAGTTGCACGTCTACTGGATCTTCCATCTTCCAGGTGTAGCGAAGCGAGTTTACTTTGACTGATATAGCTGGGGAAAAGTCAAAATCGAACCACTCTTGCACAGCTGGAGACACCCCACCGCCACACGGTTTGTAGCGAGGCAGGGATTCTTTTTCCAGAACTAAAACCGAGTGCCCCCGCTTGGCTAGATGATAGGCGGCAGTTCCGCCTGCTGGGCCAGCACCGACAATAATGCAGTCAAACATAGTGTTAACTTTTGCTCCTGTACTCACTTGAAATTTCAGCTGACAGACGTTGAGTTGACATCCTTTAGATTAGTTTTACTCGTTTCGAGCTTAGTTGCAAAGATAACAAGCAAACTATGTCCGCAATTACCCTTAGTCAAAAAAGTATCTATATTCTTGCTTTCAGGCTATCTTGGCCTTGCCCAGAGACTTGCAGCTTTATATAATCTTTAATTTTAAAAATTTTCTCCGTAGTTTCAACAATGCTAACTGCTACATTTTCCGCTTTAGATTGCCCAACTTAGCAATTCCCAGAGTTATTTAATTCCTCAGTTACACTGAGTACAAAGCTTAGGTGAAAATTTTAGGATAGTTTATGAAAGCTTCATAAAGTTACTCGCTGCTAATTCTGTACTTGTACCGCTTTGACGAGGCTAAAATTATGAGTTGGGAAGTACGCATCCAATACTCCAACGGCACTGAGCAGGTTCTGCGTTCGTGCAAAAATAGGGAAACAGCCCTGCGGTACATAGATGCGCTGTACTCGCAGGGCTATCCCCTTCACGTTGCTTTTATTGTCTGTCCCATCGTCTCAGATTACCCATCGCTCCAGCTTGTCTAAATAATTTTAGATTGAAGAATTGGCGATGGAAGAAATTGACTCAAAGATTGTCTGCGAACTGAGACTATTGAATCAAAAAAAGCTTTAGTGCGATTTTTTATCCAAAATTCTTTAGACAGTGGTGATATCTTTCTCTTTTTCAGCAAGCAATTGGTCAATTTTGGCAATCGACTTGTCAGTTAGCTTCTGAACTTTATCCTGTAGATCTCGTGCTTCATCCTCAGCAACTTCGCCGCTCTTTTCCTGTTTGCGAATAGCATCAACAGCATCGCGGCGGATATTGCGGATGGCTACGCGACCTTCCTCAGCCAACTTCCCAGCGGTTTTCACAAATTCTTTGCGACGTTCGCTCGTGAGGGGGGGAATGTTTAACCTTATGGTAGAACCGTCGTTACTGGGGGTTAAGCCGATATCTGACAAGGAAATCGCTTTCTCTATTAGGTTGATGCTTTTGCGATCAAACGGTTGAATTGCGATCG is a genomic window of Microcoleus sp. FACHB-831 containing:
- a CDS encoding MoxR family ATPase, with protein sequence MTEANDILNRLGQALNRVVVGQATLVQQLLVALLAGGHVILEGVPGTGKTLTVKVLAQLVQAEFRRVQLTPDILPSDIIGTNIFDLNTRQFTLKKGPIFTQVLLADEINRTPPKTQSALLEAMEEQQVTLDGESLPLSPLFWVIATQNPLEFEGTYPLPEAQLDRFLFKLIVDYPDPAAEKQMLLNRQSGFQAKRGDLGRLKPMATVEQILQARQEVSAVALSDAVLDYLLALVQRSRKHPDLALGASPRSAVAWLQTSKAHAWLNGKNYVTPDDVKAVAPPLLRHRLILKPEAQLDGLQIESVISSLLNQVPVPR
- a CDS encoding bifunctional 2-polyprenyl-6-hydroxyphenol methylase/3-demethylubiquinol 3-O-methyltransferase UbiG — protein: MSEQLELKTPANTSLPLITERSLVNQIMEARLNTRIFPRGEIIMPCVPAFLENYVQRLEKLFDSLGKRFTPEEMTHLRGILEPKLQQGFALSPHSNIVFRYEPNKPPALGISYNVGVATSSVADQYNSWVETREPPLFGSHPDAKVMDVAAKIEGSPAKVKILDVGAGTGRNTLPLARLGYKLEVLELTPAFVEQLQKAAEEENLTVKAMQGDILDPLVRLRPSNYQLVICVEVVASHFRDADQLRLLLAKMCDYLCKGGLFLFSAFIAVDGYDPDQIVREMSQIVWSTIFTNAELNSALEDLPLELISNESVFDYERDRLPQEAWPPTGWFNNWAKGRDLFPIENGEPPMELRWILCKRV
- a CDS encoding DUF58 domain-containing protein, which encodes MVPSRRAYLLLLLGMAIAIALADIWSVSIAIIATLLFDVAILGLMFVDGLRSRQQRVAISRNPLGRLSIGRENPVSILVESGNHPAQIKIRDYYPSDFWTPSEGTHQASLPANSTKELTYTVCPIQRGEFSWGDIQVRQLSPWGLAWDDWKVPSSNKVAVYPDLLALRQLSIRLTLQNSGSIRQARRMGIGTEFAEMREYRMGDDPRFIDWKATARRWGATPAASLQVRVLEPEQEQTLIILLDRGRLMTSRVQGLKRFDWGLNATLSLALAGLNRGDKVGVGVFDREVTTWIPPERGQHHLGKLIDRLTPIQPVLLEPDYVGAVTKLVTQQTRRALVVVITDIVDSTASAELLAALARLTPRYLPFCVTLRDPLVDQQAHTTLESPLKNEGGIEAAYSRAVALDLLAQRQVAFAQLKQKGVLVLDAPANQISEQIVDRYLRLKARNQL
- a CDS encoding glycerophosphoryl diester phosphodiesterase membrane domain-containing protein; protein product: MITIVAAIIFAVLGWITLRLFIGDLPLAIEKNITLREAVSRSWQLTKGYLGHIQAIQALYILVLVPLLMLTTTISIVLFYPLVRILPVSLYFFIPWVAGISTGFLIGVIAIPPWQAIKAVFYYEVRNYKEGLGLELRDRER
- a CDS encoding stage II sporulation protein M, coding for MNIQRWIARREPNWKRLDALLRQVEKTGLKSLKASELKELASLYRSVSADLARARTQQVGNTIVQELQILTSRCYNQIYQGSRRQEWRQVADFYLWDFPSTVQQSWVYIAVATTLFLIGCLVAWWYSWQDPAFMSLLVPESLIKMVRDDRKLWMGSIVGVEPLASSQIMTNNLSVSFAAVAGGITAGAYTTFILVYNGLSIGAIATLVGQNNLAYPFWAFVFPHGSLELPAIFFAGGAGLLIARAILLPGKYRRADALRFYGAQASQLVFGIVPMLIIAGIIEGFFSPSRAIPDLLKYAVGIGLFTALLMYCSRQRPNATK
- a CDS encoding DUF975 domain-containing protein, which gives rise to MSQSSIRPLSVGNVVSASIRLYRSHLKSYFQLALTAHFWLLVPVYGWAKFSAISALISRLVFAELVDQPESESTARTHVNSRMWDFFVAGILVSLIIGGAFFGSYLALIILGLLAAVIVSAVGQQTPVVLTLVGLLAIAGLIALIIGIIRLYSRLAIAEVPLAIENNVTATSTISRSWDLTKGSVGRLQLIVFVAFLISLPLQIVVYVITNALPLAFPKLIEQSPIFSIIFFVLVITLNFASGAAIMPFWQAIKAVIYYDLRSRREGLGLKLRDRNDMV
- a CDS encoding RDD family protein translates to MHFFNRVTLQTPESVELEFLLAGIGNRAYALLIDYLILGFTSIAFLIVRAMFYAPLLDLSTGIFGDEKVAELWLQAIAILITFFIYTGYFVFFEVLWQGQTPGKRYAKIRVIRDDGRRVSIQQATLRSLLRPIDDTFGTFLIGSLLIMLGKREKRLGDMVAGTLVVQEEYMVAAATFPISSQAQELAAQLPQIANIPQLLPDDFATVREYLQRRTAMEPKAKADLSLNLARQVREIISLEKLPAGLTPDIFLEAVYLAYQQQSSAS
- a CDS encoding geranylgeranyl reductase family protein, with the protein product MFDCIIVGAGPAGGTAAYHLAKRGHSVLVLEKESLPRYKPCGGGVSPAVQEWFDFDFSPAISVKVNSLRYTWKMEDPVDVQLQEIEPIWMVRRDIFDHFLIQQAQKQGAELRDNTEVTGIEFKSDRWQVNTANGPVEGRYIIAADGAKGPMAKWLGFKERKRRLAGALEVETPAPANTDPKIYFEFGMVKNGYIWNFPKADGYSIGVGTFRGGEPQDFKSILSEYGQMFGIDVNASKQYGHPLCLWDGDQKLHTQNAVLAGEAACVVDPMTAEGIRPSMFSGLKASEAIAAALGGDKNALEKYTKVMTEEWGTDMKWAQRLAGAFYQFPKIGYKAGVKIPTASVTMAKILCGEMRYSEAVSYALKRLSSGLIPGRG
- a CDS encoding family 2 glycosyl transferase, producing MSWEVRIQYSNGTEQVLRSCKNRETALRYIDALYSQGYPLHVAFIVCPIVSDYPSLQLV
- the frr gene encoding ribosome recycling factor encodes the protein MKIAEVESQMQKTIEATQRSFNTIRTGRANSSLLDRVMVEYYGSPTALKSLASINTPDASTIAIQPFDRKSINLIEKAISLSDIGLTPSNDGSTIRLNIPPLTSERRKEFVKTAGKLAEEGRVAIRNIRRDAVDAIRKQEKSGEVAEDEARDLQDKVQKLTDKSIAKIDQLLAEKEKDITTV